From a region of the Balaenoptera ricei isolate mBalRic1 chromosome 11, mBalRic1.hap2, whole genome shotgun sequence genome:
- the PGBD1 gene encoding piggyBac transposable element-derived protein 1 yields MDEASPGPAPENGDSLVKVKEEDPTWEQMCSSQESSSHTLELCRLRFRRFCYQEVTGPREALAQLQELCHQWLRPETHTKERILELLVLEQFLTILPEELQAWVQAYPLESGEDAVTVLENLEKDTGGSGQQVSVYSQGQDMHLPVTEYQGTSLECQRPQLLPGVTTLKCEPPEPSQEVAQEVSGPAPQGPAPRQEENPRDQAAVPGSNSARSQTSVKTEEAAAQALVPEGWPHLSLAQRNIYGNSAQEKVTNISLMAEEVVTKDGLFNTKQETSEEMERGAEVSGIPNRDCVPQAPCSTPVPAERTVAHWNTLKDRHPADMWTRMHISSLEYAAGDITRKGRKKDKARVSELLQGLTFSGDSDVEEDDEPETQPAPKRPKVSSVPEKHWTKRDIKPNFPSWSALDSGLLNLKSEKLNPVELFELFFDDETFNLIVRETNNYASQKNVNLEVTVQEMRCVLGVLLLSSLVRRPRRGMYWEMSDADQNLVRDAIRRDRFELIFSYLHFADNSHLDQNDKFTKLRPLIKQMNKNFLLYAPLEEYYCFDKTMCECFDSDQFLNGKPIRIGYKVWCGTTTQGYLVWFEPYQEESTMMAGKDLDLGLGGNLVMNFADVLLERGQYPYHLCFDSFFTSVKLMSALKKKGVRATGTIRENRTEKCPLMSAEHTKKMKKGYFDFRVEENDEIILCRWHGDGIISLCSNAVGIEPVNEICCFADDKEIPQISQPSIVKLYDECREGVAKMEQIISKYRVRIRGKKWYSVLVSYMIDLAMSNAWHLHRACNPGASLELGDFRRDIAHFYLAHNANMSD; encoded by the exons atggatgaagcttcgCCAGGCCCCGCTCCTGAGAATGGAGACAGCCTTGTGAAAGTGAaggaggaagatcccacatgggaGCAGATGTGCAGCTCACAGGAGAGCAGCTCCCACACTCTGGAGCTTTGCCGCCTGCGCTTCCGGCGGTTCTGCTACCAGGAGGTAACCGGGCCCCGGGAGGCTCTGGCCCAGCTCCAAGAACTTTGCCATCAATGGCTGCGGCCGGAGACCCACACCAAGGAGCGGATCCTGGAGCTGCTGGTGCTGGAGCAGTTCCTGACCATCCTGCCTGAGGAGCTCCAGGCCTGGGTGCAGGCGTATCCTCTGGAGAGCGGGGAGGATGCAGTGACAGTGCTGGAGAATCTAGAGAAAGACACAGGAGGCTCAGGACAGCAG GTTTCTGTCTACAGTCAGGGACAGGACATGCACCTACCGGTGACAGAATATCAAGGAACCTCTTTGGAGTGTCAGAGGCCCCAGCTACTGCCTGGGGTAACCACCTTGAAGTGTGAGCCCCCAGAGCCCAGCCAAGAGGTCGCCCAAGAAGTGAGTG GGCCCGCTCCCCAGGGACCAGCCCCTCGCCAGGAAGAGAATCCCAGAGACCAGGCAGCAGTACCGGGGTCTAACTCAGCGAGATCCCAG acATCAGTGAAGACTGAGGAAGCAGCAGCCCAGGCCCTTGTCCCAGAGGGGTGGCCACATCTGAGTCTGGCCCAGAGGAACATTTATGGAAACTCGGCTCAGGAGAAGGTTACAAACATCAGTCTGATGG CTGAAGAAGTTGTAACTAAAGATGGATTGTTTAACACAAAGCAAGAAACTTCTGAAGAAATGGAACGAGGTGCTGAGGTCTCAGGAATACCCAACAG agATTGTGTACCCCAGGCCCCTTGTAGTACCCCTGTTCCTGCTGAAAGGACAGTTGCACATTGGAACACTCTGAAGGACCGTCACCCTGCTGACATGTGGACTCGGATGCACATCTCATCCCTGGAATACGCTGCAGGAGACATTACccgaaaagggagaaaaaaagacaaagctcGAGTGAGTGAACTGCTCCAAGGCCTCACATTTTCTGGTGATTCAGATGTGGAAGAGGATGACGAGCCTGAGACTCAGCCTGCTCCAAAAAGACCAAAGGTGTCAAGCGTCCCAGAGAAGCACTGGACCAAAAGAGACATTAAACCCAACTTTCCAAGCTGGTCAGCACTGGATTCTGGACTTTTGAATCTCAAGAGTGAAAAGTTGAACCCAGTGGAGctctttgagttattttttgatgatgaaacATTCAACTTGATTGTCAGGGAAACCAATAATTATGCTTCTCAGAAAAATGTCAACTTGGAAGTCACAGTTCAGGAAATGAGGTGTGTGCTTGGTGTCCTGCTTTTGAGTAGCCTTGTGAGGCGTCCCAGAAGGGGAATGTATTGGGAAATGTCTGATGCCGATCAGAACCTGGTTAGAGATGCAATCAGAAGGGACAGGTTTGAATTGATTTTCTCATACCTGCATTTTGCAGATAATAGCCACCTAGATCAAAATGATAAGTTTACAAAATTGAGGCCTCTcataaagcaaatgaataaaaattttctcCTGTATGCTCCCCTCGAAGAATACTATTGTTTTGATAAGACAATGTGTGAGTGCTTTGATAGTGACCAATTCCTGAATGGGAAACCTATTAGAATTGGCTATAAAGTCTGGTGTGGTACAACCACACAGGGTTATCTGGTTTGGTTTGAGCCCTATCAAGAAGAGTCAACTATGATGGCAGGTAAAGATCTTGATCTTGGTTTAGGTGGAAATCTAGTGATGAATTTTGCTGATGTTCTTTTAGAGAGAGGTCAATATCCCTACCATCTGTGTTTTGATAGCTTCTTTACAAGTGTCAAATTGATGTCAGCCTTGAAGAAGAAAGGGGTGAGGGCAACAGGAACAATTCGTGAGAACAGGACTGAAAAATGTCCCCTGATGAGTGCAGAACATacgaaaaaaatgaagaaggggTATTTCGATTTCCGAGTAGAAGAAAATGATGAGATAATTTTGTGTCGTTGGCATGGTGATGGTATTATCAGTCTGTGCTCCAACGCTGTTGGCATAGAGCCAGTCAATGAGATATGTTGTTTTGCCGATGACAAGGAGATCCCTCAGATAAGTCAACCTTCCATAGTGAAACTGTATGATGAATGCAGGGAAGGCGTAGCTAAAATGGAacagatcatttccaaatatagGGTGAGAATAAGAGGCAAGAAATGGTACTCAGTTTTGGTGAGCTACATGATTGATTTAGCCATGAGCAATGCATGGCACCTGCACAGAGCCTGTAATCCAGGCGCTTCTCTAGAACTCGGGGATTTTCGGAGAGATATTGCCCATTTCTACTTGGCGCATAATGCAAATATGTCAGATTAA